The DNA window taaaggtatggcggcatcgtttcgagcgatggcgccactttttgatatttaacaaatttaacacatatacgtgaaaggataaggatcaaagtcaaatgacattctaaaacttttaattatgtgtcgaaagatggcagtaaatttacgtggcgaCAAAGGTTTCTTTGACAATATTCCCCAATTTCAAATTGTCATTGGTTAATTCCAATCTTATATTGAGGCTAAACTAACTCTGCACGGTTTTTGCACACTGTGCGATCAAAAACGCTCAGCTGGCTCTATCCACTTATTTTGCCTAAGCGATCTTATTCtacttaatttcttttttttacattagggAAATTTGAtcctattaattttattcactgttacagtacctatgtaaatgtatacatagtgaaactctaggtccatggggtcccagcgcacacaagttttttggagaaatcgcgaaacgtctggtggATGTAATTGGTGATCGAAGAgatggcggcttcctcgcacaacgtatcagtgttgcgatacaacgaggaaatgccgccagtgtccttggtacaatgcctcaagggcctattttagatacgagtataagctagttatagtaatcctctgtatatatacattatgtatattgttatagtaaataaagaattttcatgaaaaaaaaaattatacaatatcAGGCAAATATAGAATGTAGGATTTATACTACTTTGTGCTgccgtttaaaaataattaaatattataggacattattacacaaattgactaagtcccatagtaagctcaataaggcttgtgttgagggtacttagacaacgatatatataatatataaatatttataaatacttaaatacatagaaaacacccatgactcaggaagaaatatccatgctcatcacacgaataaatgcccttaccaggatttgaacccaggaccatcggcttcataggcagggtcattacccacgaggccagatcggtcgtcgaGAAGTTTAAGATGTGGTAAACAATTATTTGCACTTGCATGGTCACACTTATAAGGGTTCTAGCTATGGTTGTTTTTATTATGgacttttatactttttttataattactagCAAAACTACACTGATCACATTTGTAAAGCTTCTCTCCTGTGTGTTTCTTTAAGTGAACTGTCAAACTTCTTTTTGTGCTGCTAGCATACTCACACTGGTCGCACTTGTAAGGTTTCTCATTCGTGTGCTTAATTACATGCGCTTGCAAATTATATCTGTAGGCAGTAGCATAACCACACTGGCCACATTTGTAAGACTTTTCAGCAGTATGTTTCCTTATATGAACGTTCAAAATACCTGGTTTGCTGCAAGCATAACTACAGAGGTGACATTTATACGGCTTTTCACCAGTGTGTTTCGTTACGTGAACTtcaaaaagatatttatttttgctaGCATAACTGCATTGCTCACATTTGTACGGTTTCTCATCAGTGTGTTGTTTTACATGAGATCGTAAAGCAGATTTATGCGCTGTAGCATAATTACACTGAGCACATTTGTAAGGTGCTTCACCCGTGTGTTTTCTTACATGAATTTGCATATGACATTTACGGGGGCTAGCATAATTACAGTATTCACATTTATAAAGTTTCTCTCCAGTGTGTTTTCTTGAATGGATCATAAAACTATTCTTGCAGTTACTTGCGAAACTACACTGATCACATTTGTAAGCTTTCTCGCTGTCATGTTTACGTATATGCGTTTGCAAAGAACTTTTGTGCGCGCTAGCATATTCACATTGATCGCATTTGTAGGGTTTCTCTCCAGTGTGCGTCTTTACATGACTTTGCAAGTTAGCTTTTTGGGTACTTGAATAGCTACACTGGCCACATTTGTAAGGACTTTCACCAGTGTGTTTCATTATATGATGttgcaaatttatttttttgctgcTTGCATAATCACACAGGTTACACTTGTAAGGTTTTTCAACTATATGTATCTTTTCATGATTTTGCAAATTATCTTTGCGGGCGCTCGCGTAACTACACTGGCCACATTTGTAAGGCTTCTCCCCAGTGTGTTGCCATATATGACGttgcaaacttttttttaaggcACTGGTATAGCTGCACTGACCACATCTGTATGGCTTTTCATTTGTAGATTTGCTTAAATGCCCTTGGTGAGTTTCGGGTTTGCCGCACGTTTTCTTCCGTTGAGTTTGTCCTGCAACAAGAAtgtgttattttttgtattattattatatatatagaacAATCACGTTATAtggatattataaataaatattataggaaaaattattattatttttggacccgggtacgtccttaaactacgtccacaagagaggtatgggcattgtgaatgtcatctcgctctgtgtggtagggcacagcacagcggatgtcattccagatctagagcagagcccaactgtggaagtacctccaccttacagaaaatcgcagccaaataacactagaccctactcatagtgttgtgttcctgccggtgagtaaggttgctagagctcaacgaggggtgggagggggttagggtcggcaacgcgcatgtaactcctctggagttgcaggcgtacataggctacagatactgcttaccatca is part of the Cydia pomonella isolate Wapato2018A chromosome 27, ilCydPomo1, whole genome shotgun sequence genome and encodes:
- the LOC133532567 gene encoding zinc finger protein 664-like isoform X1 — its product is MESAPVQGAEIESICVKIEPCEDVCITDEPRFETVVVKIEPDLEYVNVQDEPRCEDVSTKAEPSSSYVYVKIEPLDVSAADHAVKDEPALGPELVERSGVGHVPTGQTQRKKTCGKPETHQGHLSKSTNEKPYRCGQCSYTSALKKSLQRHIWQHTGEKPYKCGQCSYASARKDNLQNHEKIHIVEKPYKCNLCDYASSKKINLQHHIMKHTGESPYKCGQCSYSSTQKANLQSHVKTHTGEKPYKCDQCEYASAHKSSLQTHIRKHDSEKAYKCDQCSFASNCKNSFMIHSRKHTGEKLYKCEYCNYASPRKCHMQIHVRKHTGEAPYKCAQCNYATAHKSALRSHVKQHTDEKPYKCEQCSYASKNKYLFEVHVTKHTGEKPYKCHLCSYACSKPGILNVHIRKHTAEKSYKCGQCGYATAYRYNLQAHVIKHTNEKPYKCDQCEYASSTKRSLTVHLKKHTGEKLYKCDQCSFASNYKKSIKVHNKNNHS